AGATTCTGCTCATGGTCGGCACCATGAATCAGCTTCTCAATCTTCACACCCTTGCGGATATAGAGCGCCCCGATGCCTTTGGGAGCATAGAGTTTATGACCGGCCAATGAAAGCAGGTCAACACCAAGATCCTGCACATCGACCGGAATCTTACCGGCCGATTGCGCTGCATCAGTGTGCATTAAAGCTCCATGCTGATGCACTATGGCTGCAATTGCCTTTACCGGCTGAACAGTTCCCACTTCATTATTGGCATGCATCACCGATACCACTACCGTATCCGGCCTTAACAGATTTCTGATATCTTCCGGATCAACCATCCCGGATTCATCCACAGGCGCTACAGAAATTTCGAATCCCTGTGTCGCCAGATAATTGACCACTTCCGTTACTGCAGGATGCTCCACGGCTGAAATGATGATGTGATTTCCCTTTGACCGCAGGGCAAAAGCGGCACCTTTCAGCGCCATATTATTGGATTCCGTCCCGCCGCTGGTAAATATAATCTCCTGCGGAAGACAATTAAGCAGCATCGCTACCCTGGCCCTGGCTTTTTCGACAGCCTCGCGCGACTTAACCCCAAATGAATGCATACTTGAAGGATTGCCGAAATATTCTTCAAGATAGGGACGCATTTCTGCTGCCACCTCAGGATCGACGGGTGTTGTGGCATTATAATCGAGATAAATCTGATCCATAGAAAAAAATTGAGGATGAATGACCGTATTCTTCTGATGAGGCTGACAAGGTAAGCCGGCGCCGTTTCAGACTGCCCGGGACTCAGCATTTACAATTAGATCAGGCAAAATCTGTTTCAGCAGCAAAGCATTGTACACAGGGTCTCCGGTGTCAGTGTTTAGCTCATTCACATACCTTTCGTTATATTTTAACATTGCTTTCTGATAAGTTTTATCATAATAAGCAAGCACAAGCATGATCGCCGGAGCAAAGTTTCCGGCCAGAATATGCCTTTGCGCGTCGGCAATCCCCTGGCCGCCTATTGCCTGTGCAATTTTTCCAAGCGAATCAAGCAGGGAGTTCTTTTCAAATCCCGCATAATCATTACATAATCGCGCAACACGGATGTTAAAAGGAACCCGGAGCATGACAAGCTGACTTCTTTTCATTTGCTCAAAAAACGGCCCCGGCAGGCTCACGGTCCCGATTGAACGGCTTTCATCTTCAATCCAGACTGGTTTTGACGGATCTAGTTTACTCCAGGCATCAAAAAGATTATTCTCAAACTGCTCGTTGGTTGGCTGCGGCAATTGACCCAGATGGCCAAAAACGGAGCCCCTGTTATGCGCAATTCCTTCAAGATCAATTATCTGTTCACCCAACCTGTCTAGTTCATGGATTATATCCGTTTTCCCGGATCCGGTCATACCGCCAAGCACAAGCATGGGAGATCCTTTGCCGGAATGTTGCCTGATATAAGACCGGCAGGCCTTGTATCCACCCTCAATTACCCGGGCATGATAACCCGCAGTACTGAACAACCATGCCAGTGACGAACTGCGCATTCCCCCTCTCCAGCAATAAAGAATAATTTCCCTGTTTTTCCCTTTGGTAATTTTATTCAGCCTTTTGACATATTCCGGTAGTTTTGCGCCTGCAAATTCAAGACCTACCAGTAAGGCTGCATCCTTGCCGGCATCGTGGTATCTTGTTCCCACAACAGCCCGCTCTTCGTCAGTAAACAAGGGAATATTGACAGCATGCGGAAGATGCCCCTGCAGGAACTCAGACGGAGATCTGACATCGATAAGCGGTAAATCCTTCCGCTCACAAAACAACCATTCGGGCCGGACGATACTAACCATGGTGCAAAAATACCTTAAAAAGAACCTCCGTATCCGAAATATAAAATTTCATAATTTAACACTCAACCCTGACAACATCAACCTCTTCATTAAAATATAACAGCCATGCCACAGGTTCGGGATACCCCATATCACGAAGCAGGGAAGCGTAATTTCTGACCTGAAAATCGTGATATTCCTCCCTCCTGCCGCTTTTAAAATCGACCACATCTGTATGATCCCTGTGTAATATAACCCGGTCAGGGCGGTATGATTTCCCTTCCGGGGTTAAGATTTCAGCTTCTGCATATACTTCTCCGTCTCCATCGAAAAAATGCCGTGACTTCGGATGCACCAGGACCTTTTCCATCAATTCTCCGATTTTTTCAGACGAAGCAGCATCAATCATTCCATTATTGACAAGCAAACCGATTACTCCGTCTTTATCCCTGTAATCATGAACCAACGACAAAGCATAATGAAGCAGATTACCGGCCATTATTGCCGAGGAAGGCTCATCCGCATTCCAGAAAAAAGGAGCCCTGGCAGCAAAAACAAGCCGTTCAGCCCAGGGTTGAGAGTAAAACTCAGCTTTCAGCCCTTGATTAATGTTATCAGATTTATGGCCTCCAACCTGCGCGCCATCCCCAAAATTATAGATTAGTTTTCCCACCTTCAGTTCACCCGAAAATTCAAGAAAACTTGTCAGCATATCCGTAACCGATCCGATTTTTTCAGTTTTGTCAGACAGCTTTCCCGATAATACATACAACCTCTCCGAAGGCCGGGTAAAAGCTACATAAACCAGGTTAAGCAGATCCAGTCTCTTTTTATCTTCTTCCGTGGTATAAAGACCGGAATACTGTGTCTTTTCAAGCCGGCTTTCCAGTTTCAGACAGGCACTTGACAGCCCTGGGATGGCTGCATCACTGAATGGCACCCAGACTGTTGACTTATTTCTCCCTCCTGCACTCTTACTGGCAAAAGGGAAAATCACCACGGGAAACTCCAGTCCTTTGGATTTATGAATGGTCATCACCTGAACAGCATCATCGCCTGCAGGTAATACAACCGATAATTTATCACGCTGTGTATAC
This sequence is a window from Lentimicrobium saccharophilum. Protein-coding genes within it:
- the mnmH gene encoding tRNA 2-selenouridine(34) synthase MnmH translates to MVSIVRPEWLFCERKDLPLIDVRSPSEFLQGHLPHAVNIPLFTDEERAVVGTRYHDAGKDAALLVGLEFAGAKLPEYVKRLNKITKGKNREIILYCWRGGMRSSSLAWLFSTAGYHARVIEGGYKACRSYIRQHSGKGSPMLVLGGMTGSGKTDIIHELDRLGEQIIDLEGIAHNRGSVFGHLGQLPQPTNEQFENNLFDAWSKLDPSKPVWIEDESRSIGTVSLPGPFFEQMKRSQLVMLRVPFNIRVARLCNDYAGFEKNSLLDSLGKIAQAIGGQGIADAQRHILAGNFAPAIMLVLAYYDKTYQKAMLKYNERYVNELNTDTGDPVYNALLLKQILPDLIVNAESRAV